From Aspergillus chevalieri M1 DNA, chromosome 4, nearly complete sequence, a single genomic window includes:
- the AAD14 gene encoding aldo/keto reductase (COG:C;~EggNog:ENOG410PJ9A;~InterPro:IPR023210,IPR036812;~PFAM:PF00248), producing MASLFAPAPEPPTELGRYRILSSTAGIRVSPLQLGAMSIGSAWNNFMGSMDKEASFKLLDAYYEAGGNFIDTANNYQNEESETWIGEWMASRKNRDQLVLATKFTTDYKSYDLGKGRAPNHCGNHRRSLHMSVRDSLKKLGTDWIDVLYLHWWDHTTSIEEIMDSLHILVEQGKVLYLGISDSPAWVVSAANTYARAHGKTPFSIYQGRWNVLLRDFEREIIPMARHFGMALAPWDVLGSGKFQTKKAIEERKKKGEGLRTMLGTGEQTEEEVRMSEALAKVAEEHGIESVTAIALAYVMAKTPNVFPLVGGRKIEHLHDNIQALKIKLTPQQVEYLESVRPLDPGFPNTFIGPDPKVTGQASFLLAANSQLAFVRAPRPIGLE from the coding sequence ATGGCCAGTCTCTTCGCACCCGCCCCCGAACCCCCAACCGAGCTGGGCCGGTACCGCATCCTCTCCTCGACCGCCGGTATCCGTGTCTCCCCCCTCCAGCTGGGCGCCATGTCCATCGGCAGCGCATGGAACAACTTCATGGGCTCCATGGATAAGGAAGCCTCCTTCAAGCTCCTCGACGCCTACTATGAAGCCGGCGGCAACTTCATCGACACCGCCAACAATTACCAGAACGAGGAATCCGAGACTTGGATCGGCGAGTGGATGGCGTCGCGCAAGAACCGCGACCAGCTTGTGCTTGCGACCAAGTTCACCACGGACTACAAGTCGTATGACTTGGGTAAGGGTCGCGCGCCGAACCACTGCGGTAACCACCGCCGTAGTCTGCACATGAGCGTGCGGGATTCGCTGAAGAAGTTGGGCACGGACTGGATTGATGTGCTGTACTTGCACTGGTGGGACCACACGACTTCGATCGAGGAGATTATGGACAGTCTGCATATTTTGGTTGAACAGGGTAAGGTGCTGTATTTGGGTATTTCGGACTCGCCCGCGTGGGTGGTTTCTGCTGCCAATACCTACGCGCGCGCGCACGGCAAGACACCCTTCAGCATCTACCAGGGACGTTGGAACGTGCTGCTGCGCGACTTTGAGCGCGAGATCATTCCCATGGCGCGACACTTCGGCATGGCCCTGGCGCCGTGGGATGTGCTTGGCAGCGGCAAGTTCCAGACCAAGAAGGCGATCGAAgagcggaagaagaagggcgaAGGACTGCGGACAATGCTCGGTACCGGTGAACAGACCGAGGAGGAGGTGCGGATGTCCGAAGCACTGGCTAAGGTGGCCGAGGAGCATGGCATTGAATCAGTGACTGCCATTGCGCTGGCGTATGTGATGGCCAAGACACCCAATGTGTTCCCCTTGGTCGGTGGACGGAAGATCGAGCATTTGCACGACAACATTCAAGCGTTGAAGATCAAACTTACTCCGCAGCAGGTCGAGTACCTGGAGAGTGTGCGGCCGCTGGACCCGGGATTCCCCAACACGTTTATTGGACCGGATCCCAAGGTAACGGGACAGGCAAGCTTTTTGTTGGCGGCAAACTCACAGCTGGCGTTTGTGCGGGCTCCTAGACCTATTGGATTGGAGTAA
- a CDS encoding zinc-binding alcohol dehydrogenase family protein (COG:S;~EggNog:ENOG410PKP4;~InterPro:IPR013149,IPR036291,IPR011032;~PFAM:PF00107;~go_process: GO:0055114 - oxidation-reduction process [Evidence IEA]), protein MATATTTTTKTMNPPSPDAYVQLDNPPVVIQEKQESLQSSPILNRQRALLIHAAQQPYTLVTDHLVPAILKEGEILVKVAAIGLNPVDWKGPAFNFGLPSLPWINGRDLAGIVVRGSDPSGRVRTGDLVLVPSTDYRDIRKAAFQEYAITTASNAARIPSTTCPKAAASLGVAFVASVLSLGVSLGLDLSAVGSLPGPDLVNTLKGVDENEIPVDVRGECFSASEDADRIKKGDWLAIWGASTTTGFITLQLAKLAGLRVICVADVARHGAKLLELGADLLVDRQDPERAVQIIQGVTNNKLRYAIDIVGRETATLLQRTLANSERAHLLGYAGLPKEQLGNIKYHNIPVKLFHSSQAVGEQMVCWLEGLMQKKLVSLPEIVQAQGGLGGINAALELLRSGSVGGKRVVVNLD, encoded by the exons ATGGCCACCGCgacgaccaccaccaccaagactATGAACCCCCCCTCCCCCGATGCTTACGTGCAGCTCGACAACCCACCTGTTGTAATCCAAGAGAAACAAGAATCCCTCCAATCTTCGCCCATTTTGAACCGTCAAAGAGCCCTTTTGATCCACGCTGCCCAGCAACCCTATACTCTTGTTACCGACCACCTCGTGCCGGCAATCTTGAAAGAAGGCGAAATTCTCGTCAAGGTTGCTGCCATTGGCCTCAACCCCGTCGACTGGAAGGGCCC TGCATTCAATTTTGGTCTCCCATCGCTTCCCTGGATCAACGGTCGTGACTTGGCTGGCATTGTCGTTCGCGGTTCTGATCCATCGGGGCGCGTCCGTACTGGCGATCTCGTCCTCGTTCCCTCCACGGACTACCGCGACATTCGTAAAGCGGCGTTCCAGGAATACGCCATCACTACTGCCTCCAACGCCGCCCGTATTCCCTCCACTACCTGCCCCAAGGCCGCCGCTTCGCTGGGCGTGGCGTTCGTGGCCTCCGTGCTGTCATTGGGTGTATCGTTGGGCTTGGACCTGTCCGCAGTCGGTTCCCTACCCGGGCCGGACCTTGTTAACACATTGAAGGGGGTGGACGAGAATGAAATCCCGGTTGATGTGCGGGGCGAGTGTTTCTCTGCATCTGAGGATGCGGATCGCATTAAGAAGGGCGACTGGTTGGCTATTTGGGGCG CCTCCACAACCACTGGTTTCATCACTCTTCAACTCGCAAAACTCGCCGGCCTCCGCGTTATTTGCGTCGCCGACGTTGCCCGCCACGGCGCCAAACTCCTCGAACTCGGTGCAGACCTCCTTGTGGACCGACAGGACCCCGAGCGCGCCGTGCAAATTATCCAAGGCGTTACTAACAACAAACTCCGCTACGCCATCGACATTGTCGGCCGGGAGACCGCTACACTCCTGCAGCGCACACTTGCGAACTCGGAGCGGGCGCACTTGCTCGGCTACGCGGGTCTGCCCAAGGAGCAGTTGGGGAACATCAAGTACCATAACATTCCTGTGAAATTGTTCCACTCGTCGCAGGCCGTCGGGGAGCAGATGGTTTGTTGGTTGGAGGGTTTGATGCAGAAAAAGTTGGTGAGTCTGCCGGAGATCGTGCAGGCGCAGGGTGGTCTTGGGGGGATTAATGCTGCGTTGGAATTGTTGCGTAGTGGGAGTGTAGGCGGTAAGCGGGTGGTTGTCAACTTGGATTGA
- a CDS encoding LLM class flavin-dependent oxidoreductase (COG:C;~EggNog:ENOG410PGED;~InterPro:IPR011251,IPR016215,IPR036661;~PFAM:PF00296;~go_function: GO:0004497 - monooxygenase activity [Evidence IEA];~go_function: GO:0016705 - oxidoreductase activity, acting on paired donors, with incorporation or reduction of molecular oxygen [Evidence IEA];~go_process: GO:0055114 - oxidation-reduction process [Evidence IEA]), with translation MKSLILNAFAMQSPSHLNPGLTRYPKDRGRSYKDLSHWIDLAKKLEDAKFHAIFFADVLGPYDVYKGPQNTDPIVPAGAQFPINDPLYAVPAMAAATNSISFGITASTTYENPYMLARKFSTVDHLSGGRVGWNIVTSYLDSAARNFGLNTQIEHDERYRIADEYLHVTYKLWEGSWRDEPYLPNPAEGYANPKAVRRIDHKGKYFNIPGPHLCEPSPQRTPFILQAGTSTAGKAFAATHAEAIFLHAQTPELVRPSVDSIRSQAAAAGRKPEDIKIIAGILVIVAETDEAARAKFENLASYGDREGALGLFGGWSGYDLSSYTDDQDFRFVEAPAIRSMVNHWASTVPGSNGKKWDKRAIAEYLVLGGNGAKIIGSTKTVADELARWVEVGDVDGFNFSYASVPETFEDIIEFLVPELRRRGMFWDDYKVPGGTFRENVYGKEGRRRLPAEHPGAKYVWRKDEEVPAYALKN, from the coding sequence ATGAAGTCCCTAATCCTCAACGCCTTCGCAATGCAAAGCCCCTCCCACCTAAACCCGGGCTTAACCCGCTACCCCAAAGACCGCGGCCGCTCCTACAAAGACCTCTCGCACTGGATCGATCTCGCCAAAAAGCTCGAAGATGCCAAATTCCATgccatcttcttcgccgaCGTTCTTGGCCCCTACGATGTCTACAAGGGCCCGCAGAACACAGACCCTATTGTTCCCGCCGGCGCGCAGTTCCCGATTAATGATCCGCTGTATGCGGTGCCGGCGATGGCGGCTGCGACGAACAGCATTAGTTTCGGGATTACGGCGTCGACGACGTATGAGAATCCGTACATGTTGGCGAGGAAATTCAGTACGGTTGATCACTTGAGTGGGGGACGGGTGGGGTGGAATATTGTTACGAGTTATTTGGACTCCGCGGCGCGGAATTTCGGGTTGAATACGCAGATCGAGCATGACGAGCGGTATCGCATCGCTGATGAGTATTTGCATGTCACGTATAAGCTCTGGGAAGGCTCGTGGAGGGATGAGCCCTACCTACCTAACCCCGCGGAGGGGTATGCAAATCCTAAGGCCGTGAGACGGATCGATCACAAGGGGAAATACTTCAACATCCCCGGCCCACATCTCTGTGAGCCGAGTCCGCAGCGGACGCCATTCATATTGCAGGCCGGTACTTCGACAGCCGGAAAGGCCTTCGCAGCAACCCACGCAGAAGCCATCTTCCTCCACGCACAGACACCAGAGCTCGTCCGGCCATCCGTTGACAGCATCCGCTCGCAAGCTGCGGCGGCTGGCCGCAAGCCTGAAGACATCAAGATCATCGCCGGCATACTAGTCATCGTCGCCGAAACCGATGAAGCTGCAcgcgccaagtttgagaacCTAGCTTCGTACGGCGACCGTGAAGGCGCCCTCGGCCTCTTCGGCGGATGGTCCGGCTACGATCTCTCCTCCTACACCGACGACCAAGACTTCCGCTTCGTCGAGGCCCCCGCTATTCGATCCATGGTGAACCACTGGGCCAGCACAGTGCCGGGCTCCAACGGGAAGAAATGGGATAAGCGAGCTATTGCTGAGTACCTGGTCTTGGGCGGGAACGGAGCGAAGATCATCGGGAGTACGAAGACTGTTGCGGATGAATTGGCGAGGTGGGTTGAGGTGGGCGATGTGGATGGGTTTAATTTTAGTTACGCGAGTGTGCCGGAGACGTTTGAGGATATTATTGAGTTTTTGGTGCCGGAGTTGAGGAGGCGGGGGATGTTCTGGGACGATTATAAGGTCCCAGGTGGTACATTTAGGGAGAATGTTTATGGGAAGGAGGGGAGGAGGCGTTTGCCTGCAGAGCATCCGGGAGCGAAGTATGTGTGGaggaaggatgaggaggttCCTGCGTATGCACTGAAGAATTGA
- a CDS encoding flavin-containing monooxygenase (COG:Q;~EggNog:ENOG410PI3E;~InterPro:IPR020946,IPR036188;~PFAM:PF13450;~go_function: GO:0004499 - N,N-dimethylaniline monooxygenase activity [Evidence IEA];~go_function: GO:0050660 - flavin adenine dinucleotide binding [Evidence IEA];~go_function: GO:0050661 - NADP binding [Evidence IEA];~go_process: GO:0055114 - oxidation-reduction process [Evidence IEA]), translating to MAAVDGFSIPVQPFTNGYGQDYTPPIDLGPKEKVTVEIKNTPTSEPISTPESKPAPVYKSAFQLEEHPIDEVKPIKVGVIGAGLTGVTAGALLPAKVPGLDLRIYDKNADVGGTWFENTYPGVRCDVPAHVYQSGFAPNTQWTEEFAQGHEIRDYWKSVAQKYNVYQYLRLQQQVESAEWVPEKAKWKVTLQDLTNSKTYVEELDIVINAIGHFNAWKLPDYPGINEYKGALFHSSNWDHSVDLKDRRVALIGNGASGLQVLPSVQPIAAHVDHYARNRTWIADSFGVTGVRRLEPNLFPEEQRESFKDPQTYLEYRRGVEKGYFQRFGAIFKDSPENQQQRDQWSELMLKRVSDKPDLSDKIIPDFPPNCRRPTPGPGYLEALTKENVSFIQTRISHFTETGIVTVDGESRDVDVVICSTGANRDHAPPFPITANGYNLQTDWQHSGRWGFPYTYLGVATPHFPNLLWLGGPYSSGHSGTVPNAVENQVTYVAKVLRKVRGQGIRTIVPSKAAADDFVQFCDAFYPRTVWSANCSSWYNGGRPGGRVHGLFPGSATLVNIVRREPRWEDFEYTYDNASGNRFAWLGNGWSKRELAAKEGEEVELTPHLRLPEEIDLRMHLEGWWDV from the exons ATGGCAGCAGTCGACGGTTTTAGCATCCCCGTCCAGCCTTTCACCAATGGCTATGGTCAAGATTATACCCCGCCAATTGACCTCGGTCCCAAGGAGAAAGTGACCGTCGAGATCAAAAACACACCCACCTCCGAGCCTATATCCACTCCCGAGTCAAAACCGGCCCCGGTTTACAAATCAGCTTTCCAGCTAGAAGAGCATCCTATTGATGAAGTAAAGCCCATCAAAGTGGGTGTCATTGGCGCGGGGTTGACAGGTGTCACCGCTGGTGCGTTGTTACCAGCCAAGGTACCGGGTTTGGATTTGCGCATTTACGATAAGAATGCTGATGTG GGAGGGACTTGGTTCGAAAATACATATCCCGGGGTTCGATGCGATGTCCCCGCGCATGTGTATCAGTCTGGCTTTGCTCCGAATACGCAGTGGACTGAGGAATTCGCGCAGGGTCATGAGATTCGCGACTACTGGAAGAGTGTTGCTCAGAAGTATAACGTCTACCAATATCTGCGACTGCAGCAGCAGGTAGAAAGTGCCGAATGGGTCCCTGAGAAGGCGAAGTGGAAAGTCACGTTGCAGGATTTAACCAATTCCAAG ACATACGTCGAAGAGCTGGACATTGTCATCAATGCTATCGGCCACTTCAACGCCTGGAAACTCCCCGACTACCCCGGAATCAACGAGTACAAAGGGGCCCTCTTCCACTCGTCAAACTGGGACCACAGCGTTGACCTCAAAGACAGACGAGTGGCCCTAATCGGCAATGGCGCATCAGGCCTCCAAGTTCTTCCATCCGTCCAACCAATTGCCGCGCATGTTGACCACTACGCCCGTAACCGCACTTGGATCGCAGATTCCTTCGGCGTGACAGGAGTCCGTCGGCTCGAACCCAACTTGTTCCCAGAAGAGCAGCGCGAGTCCTTTAAAGACCCGCAGACATACCTTGAATACCGCCGGGGAGTTGAAAAAGGCTACTTCCAGCGCTTCGGGGCTATCTTCAAAGACTCCCCAGAGAACCAACAACAGCGCGACCAATGGAGCGAGCTCATGCTAAAACGAGTCTCTGATAAACCCGACTTATCCGACAAAATCATCCCAGACTTCCCACCAAACTGCCGTCGTCCCACCCCGGGCCCGGGATACCTCGAAGCCCTAACCAAGGAGAACGTGTCATTCATTCAGACCCGGATCTCGCACTTTACGGAAACTGGCATCGTGACCGTCGATGGCGAATCCAGAGATGTAGACGTGGTCATCTGCTCCACCGGCGCAAACAGAGACCACGCACCCCCCTTCCCCATCACCGCCAACGGCTACAACCTCCAAACAGACTGGCAGCACTCCGGCCGCTGGGGCTTCCCTTACACATACTTGGGCGTAGCAACACCGCACTTCCCGAACCTTCTCTGGCTCGGAGGCCCCTACTCCAGCGGCCACAGCGGGACCGTCCCCAACGCAGTCGAGAACCAAGTCACCTACGTCGCAAAGGTGCTCCGCAAAGTGCGCGGGCAAGGAATCCGCACTATCGTCCCCTCCAAGGCCGCAGCGGATGACTTTGTGCAGTTCTGCGACGCGTTCTACCCGCGCACCGTGTGGTCTGCGAACTGCAGCTCGTGGTATAACGGTGGACGACCTGGAGGACGAGTTCACGGGTTATTCCCGGGTAGTGCCACGCTCGTGAATATCGTACGACGGGAACCCAGGTGGGAAGATTTTGAGTATACGTATGACAATGCGAGCGGGAATCGGTTTGCATGGCTTGGGAATGGATGGTCGAAACGGGAGTTGGCGGCCAAGGAGGGCGAGGAAGTGGAGTTGACGCCGCATTTACGGTTACCAGAGGAAATTGATTTGAGGATGCATCTGGAGGGGTGGTGGGATGTTTAG